The Vanessa atalanta chromosome 7, ilVanAtal1.2, whole genome shotgun sequence genomic interval AACGTTTGTAGAATTACCAGGGGTCCATTGTATACCGATAAATGCATTTAATgttgcaatatattaaaatacttcatGATAACTTTTTTAACAAGATCGTATACTAGGCAACCAAATGCTTGATGAagaataatcttaatttttaaatacaattacatagtCGACCTTtcataaacacttttttatataaatgacgaAATTAAGTTGTAACTGAATGATGATTCAGATAATATGTTTAAAggtgtgtgtgtattttaataacaaagaaaTTATTCATTAAGGATAAGAGAACAATGTGCGCCTATACGAACGGAAGACGTCAATGTCCCAACGTAATCTCTTTTTTTCTTTGACTAAACATAACGTGGTTTGTTTCAACATCGACCCCGCCAACGATTAGAATACATGTATCAAAATAGACGAAAAGAGGTAGACGAGCGTAATGTTTTTAACGAATTTTAAACTGTGTTTTTTGAGCAGTTAcaatgttaacatttttataaaaataaaaaataaaaattgcaattataaATCACCAAGTAATTAacataagtattaattttatgatatattgtttaattattctcgTTAAAAACTAATCCCATTTAAATTACCTTGCCATAgattttaaagatttgttttgtttatgccTTAATAAATCGAAACTAACAAATACAGTGCAAatgttaggtatttttttaaagcataaaCGAATATTAGCAaactatatacttaatatatagagCGCCAACTGTtggtattgtataatttataaaacaaaatatatattatttttactgactTAATTTCATTCTACTACAACACGTAATGCAAATGATTGCATTGGCATATAAGGCATGTTTCTTGAAGCTACATAAGatttacgtaattattaaaaagttttattttaaacaatttttaatctgtactgTAATTTGTACAGATAAGTAATTTCCATAATACAAGCTTATTTATTCTCACCCGTTGGTCGGACTTTcatttccaaattcaaatgCACGCTCGGTATCGGTGTGACTGGAAGCGCCatattttcacaaaatatttatttcacgaCACAAATTTTTCAAGAGAACTGTTCAGACTGAGGCGATCGATAATACTGAATACGTCAATATCCGATAAGCTAGTGTACTAGTATCTCTGATAAGCTCGGACATAATATTGAGGAACAAATGATAATTTAGAACGATGTCATTGtagatttctttattaaaagacgaataaaagtattgatttttatttaaagattaatttgaTAAGGTACTAAAACTTTAACGTAATGCGGCTTCAATAGGCAAACACTTTGTATTAGTCTTTGTATTAgtataaagacaaaaatatatcaaaacgaACTCACGTCTTATAGTGTaagaaatatcataattaatataaacaggcaagttttgtttgtttgtttcttcCTGTATCACGCAAAAACTAATGATTCGATTAATATGgaaaaaattatgacaaaattGAAACGCGTGTAAAGTCAGGACTGGCAGCTAGTGGaacataaaattagtttatttaatacgcgatgataattaatgttatgttctaaacataaaaaaaataaaatatttcgataaataagaaaaaaaaacattttaatgactaaaatctaaaaaaaaatagagataaGCATTGTAGTAaacaaacgtaaaataaattaataaaaactaaatacagtaaaatgtatatatggAATTTTTGGTCCATTTTAGAAATGAGTATTTGGGTTGATTTAATAAAAGACTTTCAATCTTTTAGACGTTCTAAATATAGCTATATAATTCAAACTATTAATGTCAGATTTATAAAGATACGGCCGATAAACCAAGTAAATAGGGCGTGGATACAATATCATTTGATTAAATCAATTGAACAatgttttttcatataaaattgatGACGCATTATTTCgagaaaaatcttatttaagatCATTGCACATTGATAAGATCCTAGTGATAAATAATGATTAGTCAGGATATTACTTGAAAGAAGTATAGTAATGAataacgacgacctccgtgctcgagtagtgtgtacaccggttttcatgggtacgccacccTGAGGTGCCGGACTCGCTTCCCGGCCGAGTCgtaggaaaagttcattagttttctaggttgtcttgggtctgggtatatgtggtaccatcgttacttctgattttataCTACTGTTGTCCTTGTTGATACTtttgttgtccaatatttatttaatttaattaaactgtttAGATGTTCCAGTAGCGTCGACTAACTTAGTGTCAGGTCATTGCaagtccgcctgggtaggtaccaccaacgaTCAGTTTTaagtatcgttgtgtttcggtttgaagggtgaattaGCCAGtgtacaagcacaagggatttAATTTCTTAGATCCGAGGTACTTGGCGCATGGTTATGTAAGAAACGGTTATAAATTCATAcgcatattttttacagcgcaaatgttattaataacacCGGTGAcaccatatttataaaaaaaaactaagaaaatattatccGAAGAACGCAGATTCCAAACGCACAAGTAATAATAGAGTTTTCATGAGTTAAATgaggttaataattataaatatatagatggtCAATAGTTTACAAACGGTTCGGAAATGAAGATCTTGAACCTGAGAAGAATCTGCGGGATTTttcaaatcttatttttaacaattatgactttcattacatatatatttttttaatttgaaatattttggcGGGCAATCGTTTCATTAATCAATTTCTCAGGTGTGTAAATTTTCCTTaatgattcttttaaattttagtttgtattgactatttttaacttgaaaagtttacacatatattatatatgttttcttatatttaatgaataattatttattactaactatAATCGCGTAATATTTGATGCATGTTGTGTTTacctataataacaataacaattatcGTCGTGTTATTTTCATGTCTTTGTTTTTGtacatttgtaattattgtaaatgagTTGTTGTttctaagaataaataaataaaataatgtagactataatttattttagttatttcataTGAACTAATTTTTGTTACTCTATTATCATCATATGTTCTCTTTCActctttatcttttatttaatttttactataatttcaCGAacgttttgtatgtatatacttttctttaatatttgttattacttgtattattgtaatattggaaattattttatacaaagattCCAAATAGATTCCAAAGACCTTTAGattccaaaatataataacCCGAGGTCCGACCTCTACATGGATAcctatactaacattataaatgcgaaagtaactctgtctgctaCCATTTCACGCTACGGAGTTCGATAGGGAAATAGCCCGAGTCCCGGGACCGACATAGGCTCCGCTTTTTAGTTTATCCCCGAGCGGGTAAAGCGCAGGGTGACTGGGTGAGCGCTACGGGGAGTTACATAGGCGGGGCGCGGGGGGTACCTCGGTCGGCGTGCGAGTGCGGGTTGTGTATGATGCGGATGCGGCGCTCGGGGTGCAGCGCgtcgcccgccgcgccgcccgcgtcGCGCAGGCGCCAGCGCGCCGCGTCCGCCTCGCGCGCGCCGCGCGGGAAGTACAGCGGCGCCAGCGCCTGCAGCGGCGACAGCTCGGCGCCGCTCGCGCTCACCAGCACCACCTGCGCCGGCAGCCGCGCGCCCTCCAGGTGCCGCCGGATCGTGCCTGCCCACGCAGTGAACGTAGTACCTCATTGTCTATGCTTGTAGTTTGCTTACGATCTCGAGGCCCTGCTCTGGTCCTTAGTTGTCTTGTAAGGTCgccataaattcaaatatagtaCTAGaagattactttaaatatatcacgATATTGGATCGATTCTCATTATTATCAATCGATTGGTTTAAGACAGGTACTATAGTcatgtgtttaaaatatattttaaattatatatttgttctatAATGAGCGTATATTTTTTCTGAACTGGAACATAGAACATATGACCCTATAAACATATTGAACttagttaaatatttgaatagtttAATAACTCACGTAAGGCGACGTGCGCGGCGACGTCTGGCGGGAAGTTCCTCCGCGGCGAACTCACCACGCACAGCGCCAGCGAGCGGACACCCAGCTCGAGGGCGCAGTGCAGAACGTTTCTGTAAgagatatattgtaataataaacatatacacaTTCAGAGAGAAGCAAAGACGAGTATCGGTTATCatttccttaaatttaaaaataatatttataatttaattaaaaaactttattgcaaATACACAGatttttacactttttaaataaatttataatatactactaCCAGCAAAACTCGGTGGTGAatgtgtttatgtatatataataccgtTTACGGTACAATCCcgaagatttttaataataaagattatttatatattagaatagTTATtagaacttaataataataattttattttcgaggAGACTTGTACATTTGATggtttatacatacattataagtaactataacattcaattataataatacagattcaaaatacattaacctatttcaaataaaagtacaatCAAAAACagacataacattatcaatacataaacaaaaataaaatcaatatgcCAATGAAATACTCGTAACGAacaattcaaaataacaaatgataaattttaaaaacaaaaataaaatagaataaattaatctcAAAGCTTTTCGATTTAAGTGTACACAAATCAAGTCATTATTTTGAAAGAAGATTAACTAGTCCATATGAATATACTTACTTGTAGCAGTTGTGTAAAGAGCTCTCGGCCGCTGTGTGATATTTTGCCACGTATTTTGGGCTCACCGTGTGTATAATGTGTCTACAGTGAAGGTCGAACCCTCCAGTTACTACCACTTCCCCTGTCCGACATTCTGTAATTAGAAAAATGGGGAATTATAAGTTTCAAATATACCAttaggttttgtttttttttaatgcaaatactATTTTAACCTACAGTAATTCTTTTCACTGTAAAATCTGTCCAGCCCTGGAATGAGCAGCTCAAATTTATTTCACAGACAAAATATCTATTCGGGTCATCTTAAAAGTGTACAATAAATGGTACGATGGCAGGTATTACTCGTTTTCAGTACCTAGCAGTCAGGGATTTGGGTATTGGCAGTGAATACACTCATGTACCTCGCAAAGAAGCGCAGTCATTGTTCCTACTTGAAATCTTTTCGGTCAAgttggatttgccgtcctatcgGATTATAAGACTTGGGGGAGACTTGGGGACAATTGGGAGGGGGATAAAGAGTGTATTTGTGTTTGCGTACATGTATTTCAACACCCTGGTCCTTGagcatgaatattaaattatttataagtataatcttGTTATAAGTATTAAACTACTACAGCAGTAATTGTTTACGATTCATTTCGTTTAATCTGGTCATCGACCTTTACAGCTggcatgattattattttaattacttattttacaattaacctACACGATACAGTTTGATTATAACTTTCTGTAAAGCCATTTTAGTTGAGTCGATAAGAGAAAAGTaatacatgtaaaatattattaaagttgtaAAATGCAGAAAGGATCTTAATCGCAGGTCATCTGGGTATTTTATATGCTTAACTTGAGTGTATTGAATTAATCTCGTGTCAGGTGATACGCGGAATACTTGAGAAAAACTACACGTGACAAAATCAATTCTGCCACTGAAGTATCGTAGAATAACCAGAGGCGAAGAAATTGATTTTTTAGCAGGGAAATTGTTTAAAGTCAGTAAGGAGGCATCTCAGTTTCAGTTCATCttcagtttataattaatctcgtgctcgacggtaaaggaaaacatcgtgaggaaacctgcatgtatctaattacaacgaaattctgccacatgtgaatccaccaattcgcattggagcagcgtagtgaaaTATGCTCCTAATCTTCTgatcaaagggagagaaggccttagcccagcagtgggaaatttatggGCTGCACATGTTGCGTGTTGTGTAGCTTTACGTCATTTCTTTTTagaattagattatttattactgtGAGTGTcacgccccccccccccgctCTTATACAAACGAACAAATTAAacctctttttaatataaatatagttgtgTCTATAGAAGAATTAATTGAATAGTAGTATTAGACCACAAGTGATGTAGTTACACCTAGATACCAAAAATACAACGTAAAAATCGACATTTCCTATTAACATATTCATTACCGTTTATTGACCGTACCTAAGGATTTGGTAATGATTTCCTCCTTCAAGTCTGGTCCCGCTGCTTGCATGATACGCTCGCTAACTATATTGCATTCTGATAGTGTCTCGTCGGTTGTGTTCGTGATTGCATCCACTTCTAACGTTGATATATCGCCTtgcctgaaataaaataaagactttTATTGCCTTACGACCTTCATTAAGTTCCgtagtaataaagaaaatgcaatttatataactataaattctGTATGACAATCTTTTTGTCATTTCTAAATCTAAGAAAAAATCAAgaacattttttgaaataattccatataatagttataaattcaATACCAATTAAGGAAATCTAGTGAAAACCTATGAACACGATATGTTGCgaccatttttttttcgtaacattatttccaataatataatatatatgtattttaattgataacacTAAAGCTCGTCCATATCTACCAACAAAAAAGAATCCCAATGGATTTGTCATAAAAACAGAGGAGAAAAAGGTAatgaacttgtttttttttttgcctatAACGAAAAGGCTcttataattgtattacaaGAAGAATCTTTCGAAATAAATGCAAAGTCTGATGTTTAATCACGAATCTCCAAATAGTTTGCAGAAAAATTATCTCTTTGATCTTTTGCATTGCGATGATTCGTACGATCAgcatttaatataagattattcagattctaattaaatattttataattgaatatttgttttatttacaaaaaataatttttgagaggtattttatttaacttgccgTTTCGATGACACTATGGCTCATATATTTGGAAGTCAAAATATCGACAAATCTCTTTTTTGCGATTCAGAGAGTTCGATGCAAAGTAGCTTCATCTAACGCTTTATTGACATAATCTACAACTAATTGTTAtaaggttaaatattttttagatctaTGAGCCAAACAAATTATTCCAATTTATAAGTTCCACTTTAGGATTACTATTAAACTTTTGAGGCGTAATTGTATATACCAGGAAATGTCTGTTGATTTTTATAACTATGATTATTTTACCAAATAGCGAGACGTTGGTTGATCTCATCGTCATAAGGGAACACGGGATATGCGTGTACTGGGGGCGCCTTGTCCGCGTAGTCCGTGAGCGGCGCGGGCGCAGTCTGCGACCAGCGGGTCACGGCCACCCCGCCGGCACTCGCCGGCGCACGCATCACGCTATTTtctgaaaataaacaataagataactatgaaaaatgtttaaaataaattttactagcGGTATGGCTTTTGCCCTTCTCGTTAGGAAAGAACCCTCACATCAATTATTCAACTGAAAAACAGCTAAACTTTGTattaaaccaatttaaaaacaggtagaaataaaataatattttagaccCTACTGGCTTAGTggatggcacattggcgatgaaaaTTATAGGCTACTAATACTAATAGGTACTATTTAGTATCAATGACTATAAAAACACGCAGTCAgcattctatttaaaaaaaaaaaaacataagcttGAGTATTCGGGAAGAACCATATACTTCTATAGAGTAAAAGTTTACCAATAAGCGTGAGACCGCCATATTTTTTGCGTAATTAGTTTGAGGTTAAATATTCTCACCAGCGCGAACTGTCACATGCGcggttgaattatttattcaacgaTTAGCCCACGCGAGGACTTCagcttatttacaatattttttatttatgaagattaaagttgtattttttacttCTCATAGATATTAGCTATTCTATTTAGTaagatataacaaataatagctTTTCTTTACGCTTTACAActgcatttaattttatctttaattcttCGACTTCGATAAAAGACAAGCATGTCCCATACATACTCGTCGTACCGTCGTACAATAACGGTTCCTTTAATATAAGAGTCTACCGTTATAAGTTTGGTAATGATTGAAATTATTACGAAACATCGGGAAATTGGATGAATgacataaagttttattttttaaataaaacatataattttcaattgacTTCACGGGTCATCAATGTTTCGCGATTGAAGCCACTGCTTTAGTTACTGCCTATATTGTGTATAGGCCTTAATACTTTGCCAATGTCGATGCCGTTCTTAGAAATTAGAGGCATTATTTATTACGACGTTCAATGTAAAACAGTCGATAGTCAATAATTGTATTCGCGAACatggaaataataatttctagaaCACTATAATTTCAAGTCTAGAATTATTAATACGTATAGAATACAAAGGAATACAATATAAGAGATAATCCGATCATACAGACCAGGGATCCTAAATCCCAAGAAGACAAAAAAAACCTCTTTAAGTACAAGGAACTGGCAAAACATTGCGGGTcattaaaagaggttttatttgaaaaataacacCAGATGACAAGCCTATAAAATGTAACACGATTAAAGTCCAATaaaaatttctataataattaataaataatcagtcAAAGGTCaaagtaaatagaaataatatcggcttttaaaataaacgtcaCTTAATGGGTTGTAAATTGATTGCATGGAAAATTGTATTGACATTCGTCATTTCTATTTTAGAACaagtattatattcaaaattgataatttaacagacgtaattatcatttaaaataagattagtTAAACTAGAAGCGTTACACAtgcttattgatatttaaatatctacaatCGGTTCGGAAATAAGCACCTCGGTccttaaaaaatgatatattttacaattatagtctttttataataataaaaaaaatatattttccttatttgaaacagcctggaggcgatcatcacATTCCCAGGGCGTGCAATCATCTTAAGTTGTTTAGTTATATTATGTAGCACCCACGCAAAGACATTTAAAGattcttaaattttacaattaaatatttttaaatgttttctacgATCTTGTTGTAAAGTCGTATACGCTATACGCTGTATAAACTCGAAATTGGAGTTTAtacttgttcctagtgttaacgCTATGTACGTcacagttttatatattatcagaaATATATTGAGAAATGgctgtgaatattttaatttttttaaatttgtggcCCAAGTTA includes:
- the LOC125065086 gene encoding protein GDAP2 homolog isoform X1; translated protein: MRAPASAGGVAVTRWSQTAPAPLTDYADKAPPVHAYPVFPYDDEINQRLAIWQGDISTLEVDAITNTTDETLSECNIVSERIMQAAGPDLKEEIITKSLECRTGEVVVTGGFDLHCRHIIHTVSPKYVAKYHTAAESSLHNCYKNVLHCALELGVRSLALCVVSSPRRNFPPDVAAHVALRTIRRHLEGARLPAQVVLVSASGAELSPLQALAPLYFPRGAREADAARWRLRDAGGAAGDALHPERRIRIIHNPHSHADRAADDDTSLCDEDAAAEAAAAFARACSPDTQLLLPAAPAPAPHAARRYQSEQYERLLRRARSEDLSEVSGIGCLYQSGVDRLGRPVVVFIGKWFPISDIDLDKALLYLIKLLDPIVRGDYVIAYFHTLASSNNHPPFSWLKEVYTVLPYKYKKNLKAFYIVHPTFWTKMMTWWFTTFMAPAIKAKVHNLPGVEYLYSVMARDQLEVPAFVTEYDMTINGLHYFQPDTNNT
- the LOC125065086 gene encoding protein GDAP2 homolog isoform X2 — protein: MRAPASAGGVAVTRWSQTAPAPLTDYADKAPPVHAYPVFPYDDEINQRLAIWQGDISTLEVDAITNTTDETLSECNIVSERIMQAAGPDLKEEIITKSLECRTGEVVVTGGFDLHCRHIIHTVSPKYVAKYHTAAESSLHNCYKNVLHCALELGVRSLALCVVSSPRRNFPPDVAAHVALRTIRRHLEGARLPAQVVLVSASGAELSPLQALAPLYFPRGAREADAARWRLRDAGGAAGDALHPERRIRIIHNPHSHADRADDDTSLCDEDAAAEAAAAFARACSPDTQLLLPAAPAPAPHAARRYQSEQYERLLRRARSEDLSEVSGIGCLYQSGVDRLGRPVVVFIGKWFPISDIDLDKALLYLIKLLDPIVRGDYVIAYFHTLASSNNHPPFSWLKEVYTVLPYKYKKNLKAFYIVHPTFWTKMMTWWFTTFMAPAIKAKVHNLPGVEYLYSVMARDQLEVPAFVTEYDMTINGLHYFQPDTNNT